A window from Streptomyces sp. NBC_00335 encodes these proteins:
- a CDS encoding 2OG-Fe(II) oxygenase, producing MNLSTPSTRTRTTAPGVLDRDELFQQLNTDGVALTPPLLDREQCREIAALFDEPRLFRSTVVMQRYQFGRGSYKYFADPAVIPLVGRLREELYPLVAWMANQWAPQLKERSYPATLDELLAECAAGGQTRPTPLLLRYDKGDYACLHQDVYGDIVFPLQIAIMLNEPGEDFTGGENVFVEQRPRSQSRALVVKPSLGQGMIFPVRHRPVRGVHGFRRHPMKHGTNAVDRGRRTVLGLIFHNAR from the coding sequence ATGAACCTTTCCACACCGAGTACCCGCACGCGCACGACCGCCCCCGGCGTACTCGACCGGGACGAGCTGTTCCAGCAGCTGAACACCGACGGCGTGGCCCTCACCCCGCCCCTCCTCGACCGCGAGCAGTGCCGGGAGATCGCCGCCCTGTTCGACGAGCCGCGGCTGTTCCGCTCCACCGTGGTGATGCAGCGCTACCAGTTCGGACGCGGCTCCTACAAATACTTCGCCGACCCCGCCGTGATCCCGCTGGTGGGCCGACTGCGCGAGGAGCTGTATCCCCTCGTCGCCTGGATGGCCAACCAGTGGGCCCCGCAGCTGAAGGAGCGCAGCTACCCCGCCACCCTCGACGAGCTGCTCGCCGAGTGCGCGGCCGGCGGCCAAACGCGGCCCACCCCGCTCCTCCTGCGCTACGACAAGGGCGACTACGCCTGCCTCCACCAGGACGTCTACGGAGACATCGTCTTCCCCCTCCAAATCGCCATCATGCTCAACGAGCCGGGCGAGGACTTCACCGGAGGCGAGAACGTCTTCGTCGAGCAGCGCCCCCGCTCCCAGTCCCGGGCGCTGGTCGTCAAACCGTCCCTCGGCCAGGGAATGATCTTCCCGGTCCGGCACCGACCCGTCCGCGGGGTCCACGGCTTCCGCCGCCACCCCATGAAGCACGGAACCAACGCCGTCGACCGGGGCCGTCGCACGGTACTGGGCCTGATCTTCCACAACGCCCGCTGA
- a CDS encoding methylated-DNA--[protein]-cysteine S-methyltransferase, whose protein sequence is MKLFTRTKSPLGTLLLVAERSTRTPHALTMVTLAMPDSRNTTVPHADWRHDPEAFTEVNNQLAEYFEGRRTRFEVEYAAGGTEFQERVWDAIDTIPYGTTTTYGALAERLDVPRGQVRALGAAIGANPLLLLRPCHRVIGADGTLRGYAGGIDRKVSLLTHEGALQPMLTT, encoded by the coding sequence ATGAAACTCTTCACGAGGACCAAAAGCCCCCTGGGCACCCTCCTCCTGGTCGCCGAGCGATCCACCCGCACCCCGCACGCCCTCACCATGGTGACCCTGGCCATGCCGGACAGCCGCAACACCACCGTGCCCCACGCCGATTGGCGGCACGACCCCGAAGCCTTCACCGAGGTGAACAACCAGCTGGCGGAGTACTTCGAGGGCCGTCGCACCCGCTTCGAGGTGGAGTACGCCGCAGGCGGCACCGAATTCCAGGAGCGCGTCTGGGACGCCATCGACACGATCCCGTACGGCACGACCACCACCTACGGCGCCCTCGCGGAGCGCCTTGACGTCCCCCGTGGCCAGGTACGCGCCCTGGGCGCGGCGATCGGAGCCAACCCCCTCCTGCTGCTACGCCCCTGCCACCGCGTGATCGGAGCGGACGGCACCCTGCGCGGCTACGCCGGCGGCATCGACCGCAAAGTCTCCCTGCTCACCCACGAGGGCGCCCTCCAGCCGATGCTCACGACCTGA
- a CDS encoding 2OG-Fe(II) oxygenase, with product MKPQNSPHPLGTADWTALAQELDAYGCALTPQLLSPAQCRDLASLYQDTERFRTTIDMARYRFGSGEYRYFTHELPEPVAALRAALYPHLLTIARDWAARLGRPAPWPDSLDEWIAMCHAAGQDRSAQILLRYEEGDWNALHRDLFGDMVFPMQVVIGLDAYGTDYTGGEFLLVEQRPRAQSRGTTTPLPQGHGLIFTTKERPVRTKRGWAAGAVRHGVSTVRSGRRHALGLVFHDAA from the coding sequence ATGAAGCCGCAGAACTCTCCTCACCCCCTCGGCACGGCGGACTGGACGGCCCTCGCCCAAGAACTCGACGCGTACGGGTGCGCGCTGACACCGCAACTCCTCAGCCCCGCCCAGTGCCGCGACCTCGCCTCCCTCTACCAGGACACGGAACGCTTCCGCACCACCATCGACATGGCCCGCTACCGCTTCGGATCCGGCGAGTACCGCTACTTCACGCACGAGCTCCCCGAACCCGTGGCAGCCCTGCGGGCCGCGCTCTACCCCCACCTCCTCACCATCGCCCGCGACTGGGCCGCACGCCTGGGCCGCCCCGCACCCTGGCCGGACTCGCTCGACGAGTGGATCGCGATGTGCCACGCGGCCGGACAGGACCGCTCGGCGCAGATCCTGCTGCGCTACGAGGAAGGCGACTGGAACGCCCTGCACCGCGACCTCTTCGGCGACATGGTCTTCCCGATGCAGGTCGTCATCGGCCTCGACGCCTACGGCACCGACTACACGGGCGGCGAGTTCCTGCTCGTGGAACAGCGCCCACGCGCCCAGTCCCGGGGCACCACGACCCCGCTGCCCCAAGGCCACGGCCTGATCTTCACCACCAAGGAGCGCCCGGTGCGCACCAAGCGGGGCTGGGCCGCAGGCGCCGTACGCCACGGCGTGAGCACGGTCCGCAGCGGCCGCCGCCACGCCCTGGGCCTGGTCTTCCACGACGCGGCCTGA
- a CDS encoding Ada metal-binding domain-containing protein, which produces MYLLTGPDGRPYPSPTPGRLGGHRGARLYGRLDCPSALRAIARGGYIPHRVFFADEPTARVAGYRPCARCLPQKYSDWKTTQRTGAQE; this is translated from the coding sequence GTGTACCTGCTGACCGGGCCCGACGGCCGCCCGTACCCGTCCCCGACCCCGGGCCGGCTGGGCGGCCACCGCGGCGCACGCCTCTACGGACGCCTGGACTGCCCCTCGGCACTGCGGGCCATCGCCCGCGGCGGCTACATCCCGCACCGCGTCTTCTTCGCCGACGAACCCACCGCCCGGGTCGCGGGCTACCGCCCGTGCGCCCGCTGCCTCCCGCAGAAGTACTCCGACTGGAAAACCACCCAGAGAACCGGAGCCCAAGAATGA
- a CDS encoding suppressor of fused domain protein, which yields MSDARSLAAEAVESHVRAFFEGHSVEAIEFGLGPQRGEPIADLRVLVVAPGPRSDSWAYVTIGCSAEMVKDGHGREFVMTAPARDQRFVELTAMVASYHCGGHQLDLEHSMPIGEPWVPGSACDHLLISLPYLHGPDLEHCSLPQGHVRILWTLPVTAAEIEFRRSRGHEALERRLDDAGVIPTDPFRSSVA from the coding sequence GTGAGTGATGCGAGGAGTCTGGCGGCGGAGGCCGTTGAGTCACACGTCCGGGCGTTCTTCGAAGGGCACTCCGTCGAGGCCATCGAGTTCGGCCTCGGGCCGCAACGGGGAGAGCCCATAGCCGACCTGCGCGTTCTCGTTGTGGCGCCAGGCCCCCGAAGCGACAGCTGGGCCTATGTGACCATCGGGTGCTCGGCCGAGATGGTGAAGGACGGGCACGGGCGTGAGTTCGTCATGACCGCCCCCGCCCGTGACCAACGGTTCGTTGAACTCACGGCGATGGTCGCTTCCTACCACTGCGGAGGCCATCAGCTCGACTTGGAACACAGCATGCCGATCGGCGAACCGTGGGTGCCGGGTTCGGCCTGCGACCACCTGCTGATCAGCCTGCCCTATCTCCACGGGCCCGATCTTGAGCACTGTTCGCTGCCTCAGGGACACGTCAGGATCCTGTGGACCCTTCCGGTGACGGCCGCCGAGATCGAGTTCCGCAGGAGCCGAGGTCACGAGGCGTTGGAGCGACGTCTCGATGACGCAGGGGTCATTCCCACCGACCCCTTCAGGTCATCCGTCGCTTGA
- a CDS encoding GntR family transcriptional regulator, with amino-acid sequence MIEYRIDRRSGVATYLQIVQQTKQALRLGLLEPGDQLPTAREVVEALAVNPNTVLKAYRELEREGLVEGRRGLGTFVRRTLGEGGAADGALRTELAQWLARARRAGLEQDDITALFTSVLSGSDSESNQGDEE; translated from the coding sequence GTGATCGAGTACCGCATCGACCGGCGCAGTGGTGTGGCCACCTATCTCCAGATCGTGCAACAGACCAAACAGGCTCTCCGCCTGGGCTTGTTGGAGCCGGGGGACCAGCTACCCACTGCCCGTGAAGTGGTCGAGGCCCTCGCCGTCAATCCCAACACCGTGCTCAAGGCGTACCGGGAGCTCGAACGCGAGGGGCTGGTGGAGGGCCGCAGAGGGCTTGGAACCTTCGTCCGCCGGACGCTGGGCGAGGGCGGGGCGGCCGACGGGGCGCTGCGCACCGAGCTCGCCCAGTGGCTGGCACGGGCCCGGCGGGCGGGCCTGGAGCAGGACGACATCACCGCACTGTTCACCTCCGTACTGAGCGGATCCGACAGTGAATCGAACCAGGGGGACGAGGAATGA
- a CDS encoding ABC transporter ATP-binding protein, producing MTAAIEAQGLGRRFRRGSWALRDCSFRLPAGRICALIGPNGAGKSTLLALAAGVLKPTEGTLTTPAREAIAYVAQDKPLYPHLTVAETLRMGADLNPGRWDPAAAGKMVEAGDLDPGGRVRALSGGQRSRLALALALGKRPTLLLLDEALSDVDPFARRELMGVLLATAAEHGTTVLMSSHILSELEDACDHLLLIDGGRVRLGGSVDDLLQAHTLVTGPIRDLAPHTVIATRSTGRQLSALIRPEGTVNTGSDGWQAIEPTLEELVLAHLGAPDVPVLLTPAVEVAA from the coding sequence ATGACGGCAGCCATCGAAGCGCAAGGCCTCGGACGGAGGTTCCGCCGCGGTAGCTGGGCCCTGAGGGACTGCTCTTTCCGGCTTCCCGCCGGTCGCATTTGCGCCCTGATCGGCCCCAACGGGGCGGGCAAGTCCACCCTGTTGGCCTTGGCCGCGGGCGTACTGAAGCCCACCGAGGGCACCCTGACGACGCCGGCCCGCGAGGCCATTGCCTATGTCGCCCAGGACAAACCGCTCTACCCGCATCTGACGGTCGCCGAGACCCTGCGCATGGGCGCCGACCTCAATCCCGGCCGCTGGGACCCGGCCGCCGCAGGCAAGATGGTGGAGGCCGGCGACCTCGATCCGGGCGGACGCGTCCGCGCCCTGTCCGGGGGCCAGCGCTCCCGGCTCGCCCTGGCCTTGGCCCTCGGAAAGCGGCCCACGCTGCTGCTCCTGGACGAAGCGCTGTCCGACGTGGACCCGTTCGCCCGCCGCGAACTGATGGGGGTGCTGCTGGCGACGGCCGCCGAACACGGCACCACCGTCCTGATGTCCTCGCACATCCTCTCCGAGCTGGAGGACGCCTGCGACCACCTGCTCCTGATCGACGGCGGACGCGTCCGGCTCGGCGGATCAGTCGATGATCTCCTGCAAGCCCACACCCTGGTAACCGGCCCGATCCGCGACCTGGCTCCGCACACCGTGATCGCCACGCGCTCCACCGGGCGCCAACTCAGCGCCCTGATCCGTCCGGAAGGAACCGTGAACACCGGCAGCGACGGCTGGCAGGCCATCGAACCCACCCTGGAAGAACTGGTGCTCGCCCACCTCGGCGCCCCGGATGTTCCGGTCCTGCTCACCCCGGCCG